In Bradyrhizobium guangxiense, one DNA window encodes the following:
- a CDS encoding extracellular solute-binding protein, translating into MNRRKFTKTTMLAGATLAAPAIMGRASAAGETLYIADAGGSVSQIYKELFYTPFTEATGITVVPVVRAAQPLPQMQSMVDTKNYIFDACIGAGMDEAVRYLALDLVEKITLPKHLYDDLPVELRNLAGFVPDSISAYSTVYRTSATGKDLTCVADMWDKAIPGVRSLRNSGRDNIEWALRADGVKPGQAIINELKTDAGWIRAFKKLDQIKPRIAMWWTTAPQSAQLLHSGEIDITATYVNRAAELIVQGEDLKILWNQGYYTAYGWSIPKGNPKVAMVQKLIEFTLDPKRQAARAARVLNGTASISAYQYIDPKILYLIPTQPDNFKQLVPLDVSFWGENLSKSNEMFNAWLIK; encoded by the coding sequence ATGAACAGAAGAAAGTTTACTAAGACCACAATGCTGGCGGGCGCAACGTTAGCAGCACCCGCGATCATGGGTCGCGCTTCGGCAGCGGGCGAAACTCTCTACATTGCAGATGCTGGTGGCTCCGTATCTCAGATTTATAAGGAGCTCTTTTACACTCCTTTCACGGAGGCTACCGGCATCACGGTCGTTCCCGTGGTGCGAGCCGCGCAGCCGCTGCCCCAGATGCAGTCGATGGTCGACACGAAGAATTATATCTTCGATGCTTGCATTGGCGCAGGCATGGACGAAGCAGTTCGATATTTGGCTTTGGATTTGGTTGAAAAGATCACCCTTCCAAAACACCTGTATGACGACCTTCCGGTGGAGCTGAGGAACCTCGCCGGTTTTGTGCCCGACTCGATATCAGCCTATTCAACGGTTTATCGGACCTCCGCGACCGGGAAAGATCTGACTTGCGTTGCGGACATGTGGGACAAAGCGATCCCTGGCGTGCGGTCCCTCCGCAACAGCGGCCGGGACAACATCGAGTGGGCATTGCGCGCCGACGGCGTCAAGCCCGGCCAGGCCATCATAAACGAACTGAAAACAGATGCCGGTTGGATTCGGGCATTCAAGAAGCTCGATCAAATCAAACCGCGGATCGCTATGTGGTGGACGACGGCGCCGCAGAGCGCGCAGCTGTTACACAGCGGCGAAATCGACATTACCGCGACCTATGTCAACCGGGCAGCGGAGCTTATCGTGCAAGGAGAGGATCTTAAGATCCTATGGAATCAAGGCTATTACACCGCATATGGCTGGTCGATTCCGAAAGGGAATCCGAAGGTGGCGATGGTTCAGAAGCTCATCGAATTCACTCTTGATCCGAAGCGACAAGCCGCGCGTGCAGCGCGCGTCCTGAACGGAACGGCTTCGATCAGCGCCTACCAATATATCGACCCCAAGATCTTGTATTTGATCCCGACGCAGCCTGACAACTTTAAGCAGCTCGTGCCCCTCGATGTCAGCTTCTGGGGTGAAAACTTGTCCAAGTCGAATGAAATGTTCAACGCTTGGCTCATCAAATAA
- a CDS encoding extracellular solute-binding protein has protein sequence MNRRQFVKIAALSGATFPLPAIVGRASAAGETLYVADAGGAYTESYKKVIYTPFTASTGIDVVPVVRPAQALAQMKTMVETQNYTFDVHGAAGLDEGVRYDAEGLSERIELPRSIYDDLPDSIRNVPGFYPDSVAAFATVYRPLATKRDLKRVADIWDMSIPGVRSLRTGGRDNIEWALRADGVPAGPAIINELKTKAGWERAFRKLDEIKPKILTWWSTAPQSAQLLQAQEIDITATYANRAATLIRQGENLKVLWNEGYYTAYGYVIPKGNPKVHLVQKLIEFSLDPKRQAALASELMQGSASKSAFEFIDKKVLEYVPTQPDNFKQMVPLDVAFWGENLTKSNELFNQWLVK, from the coding sequence ATGAATAGAAGGCAATTCGTCAAGATAGCTGCGCTATCCGGCGCGACTTTCCCACTACCCGCCATCGTCGGACGCGCATCGGCGGCCGGTGAGACCCTCTATGTTGCGGATGCGGGCGGTGCGTACACCGAGTCCTACAAGAAGGTTATCTATACGCCCTTTACTGCAAGCACGGGAATTGATGTCGTTCCGGTCGTTCGGCCAGCCCAAGCGCTGGCTCAGATGAAGACCATGGTGGAAACGCAGAACTATACGTTCGATGTGCATGGGGCCGCCGGTCTCGATGAAGGTGTCCGCTACGATGCTGAGGGGCTCAGCGAACGAATTGAGTTGCCGAGGTCAATATATGACGACCTTCCTGACTCCATCAGAAATGTTCCGGGCTTCTATCCGGACTCCGTTGCAGCGTTTGCGACGGTATATCGGCCGTTAGCGACAAAACGGGATCTGAAACGAGTTGCCGATATTTGGGACATGTCCATTCCGGGAGTTCGCTCGCTGCGTACTGGCGGTCGCGACAACATAGAATGGGCGCTTCGAGCGGATGGCGTTCCCGCGGGACCGGCCATTATCAATGAGCTGAAAACAAAAGCCGGGTGGGAGCGCGCATTTCGAAAATTGGATGAGATCAAACCGAAAATCCTGACTTGGTGGAGTACGGCCCCACAAAGCGCTCAGCTTCTGCAAGCTCAGGAGATCGATATTACAGCGACGTATGCGAACCGGGCTGCAACGCTGATCCGGCAAGGTGAGAACCTCAAAGTGCTTTGGAACGAAGGTTATTACACTGCCTATGGGTACGTCATCCCAAAAGGCAATCCAAAGGTCCATTTGGTGCAGAAGCTCATCGAGTTCTCATTGGATCCGAAGCGTCAAGCCGCGCTTGCTTCCGAGTTGATGCAAGGAAGCGCCTCGAAAAGTGCCTTCGAATTTATCGACAAGAAGGTGCTCGAGTACGTCCCGACGCAACCAGATAATTTCAAGCAGATGGTCCCGTTGGACGTGGCTTTTTGGGGAGAGAATCTCACGAAATCGAATGAGCTGTTCAATCAGTGGCTTGTGAAATGA